The segment GTGCAGCTTTAACTTTAACATCAAATTATAGTACACTACATCCTATTGTGCTCCCTTTTGTTTCTTTTCCAAAAACTAGTAGTCTGTGGAATCAATGCTTTCATCACAATTGGAGGTCATCATTTTAAATGGATCACACAGATATGAtaactggtcaattcgtcccttcccacccgaacctccccctctccgggcactttcccttgcaacagcaagaaatgctacacttgttgctttacctccccccttgacgccattcaaggacacaagcagtctttccaggtgcggcagaggttcacctgcacctcctccaacctcatctattgcatccgctgctctagatgtcaactgctctacattggtgagaccaagtgtaggcttggcgatcgcttcaccgaacacctccgcttggttcgcattaaccaacctgatctcccggtggctcagcacttcaactccccctcccattcctaatccaacctttctgtcctcggcctcctccatggccagagtgaggaccaccataaattgtaggagcagcatctcatatttcgcttgggcaatttgcaccccagcggtatgaacattgacctctctaatttcaggtagtccttactttctcctgcCCTTCTCAGCTtgtccactggctcctcctcttcctttctcctcctccccccaccctcacatcagcctgaagaagggtttcggcccgaaacattgattatttcctttgttccatagatgctgcctcacctgctgagattctccagcatttttgtctacctatgataaTTGAAGTAATACCTCTATGATAATTTCCAGGTAATCCACCTTTATGAAGGTGTGCTAGTCCATCATCAGATTTCAAGGACTTGCAATAATTTATCGAGCTAAATATTGAAAGGTGCATCATAAAAGGGTGAGGGGAACAGATACCAAGTGGTACTTGAAATAAGTTATTCAAAGGACAGGTCCAAGAGCTGGATAGAGGAGATTTGTAATGTTTGAAAATCATTTGACAAAACAGAAAGTTGGGAACTGAATTTCAGAACTGTGATATTTAGGTGAAGGTTCTGTCCATAATGATGAAATGGAAATAAATCTGGATTCAGAAAATGCAAAAGTGAGAACTAGTGAAGATGACTGGTTGATTACAGGAATGGAGATGATCATGGAGGATTTGCAAACAAATTGTTGTAGTGTATTAATGAGATTTCCGGATAGTGAATAAATTCTCCGGTTGAATATTATTTCCTATAAATAAATCGGGTAATTCCTCATTCATCCTTGCCCTGTTGTTTCCTGCCATTTCTGTCTATTGCAATCACCACAGTTTCTCCTGCTCTCACTCCCTGTGCTCAATTGTTAACTTTTGCCACCAGTACTTTCTCTTAGCCATTGTTATAATTTTCTCGTGAACTATTTGTCACCTATTTTGTCGTCCTCTCTTTGAAGGCTTTGGGCTTCAGTAGAGTTGCGAGTTGctgaagggggggaaaaaaaactaagATTTTACAATGGAGCAAATGAGATCACATTTAGTGAGAGTAATAACTGCATTttctgaagaagaatggaaagtgGACATGTTGTAAGTATAATGTTTTAATGGCCTTTGTTGATGCAAAGGCATAGTGCTGAATGGGTGTGAACTGCAGATTGCCTGCAGTAGCATCAGGTTTTGCATTTCCATGGTCCAGCAACTGATCTACAGTGTCAGTTTTACGTCTTGGTGACTATGAAAGCCTGAAAATAGGTTTTTATTTCCCTTCAGAGACTACGAGGAAGATCAGCGTGATAATTCGGCCAATGTATCGGTACACTCACTGCCTGACGATGTAAAAGTAATTTGCTGCAGGAATGCAATATGAAGCTTTAATGAACTACAGAAGCTATAGGCATACTTTATAAAGGCAGCAATTTCAATCATTTAATAACAAACCATACAATATTTTTCCAAACAAATATTCCACAGGTAATTAAATCTAGACTTAATCTTCAACAAAGGTTACTGTTGAGCTTACATCTTCTGCTAGCCAAGGATTTGATATGACGCAGGTGTAACGAGTTCCTTCCTCTATTGAAATATGGATCCCACTATTGAAATTGAAGTATCCATTTGACAAATAGATTACAGTTTTTGAGCGAGAGGTGATGTCACTGCCATTACTTGATAGCCACCTGACGCTTCCTAAAGGGAAACCTCCTTGGGAGTGACAGAGGAGAAATATGTCTTTGAAGTTggaagttttgttttttttgtatgtaATTACTGGATCACTATAGGGTGCTGCCACTCGAAGCTCCAAAAGGTCTTCACCAATAAACTGTTCAGTGTCATTAACTCTACAGATGTACTCCCCCATGTCTTCAATAGAGATGTTTTTTATCTTCAGGTTTGGTGATCCATGCAGAAAGTCCTCCCAGTATAAGAAAACCCTGTTAACATATCTTGGATGCTGGCCAATTAGATTTTCTTCCTCATTGACAAAAGAGTACACCAGGCGCTCTCTGCTATTCGGATCTTTATTGAACCAATAGAAACCTAAGTCAGCAGTAGTGAGATGCTCTTTATCCGGAACAGAGATATTACAAATGAGTTCAACACTACTTCCAGCTATTCCCACTACATCTTTGTATGGTGTTGAAACTTTAACACTTGGCAAAGGCAAAACCCAGTCGATCAATAAATTTTCAATGTATTTGTTCCAAATGCTGCAAACATACCTTTCTCCCTTCCGGACACTGACCACAATAGAACTTCTCACATCAAATGTTTTGTTGGGTAGTCTCTCCATCACAGTGATTGCCTTTTGTGAAATGTCATTACCTGAAGCAATCCACCGAATATAAGGTTCAGGGTATCCTTCCTTAGCTGCACAGGTTATTGTCACTTTAGTTCCTTCTTTAACTTTTTTAGGTTCATAGTCCATAAACATATCCTTGAATGGTATACAAACAAAGAGAGTAATGATGAGATTCTTGACTCCATTGATGGAGCAAAAGTATTTCCCACTGTCCTCAAGCAATGCTGGGTTAATCTTCAAAATGGAGAAACTCGAATTGAGAGAGCTTTCACGTACTCTTGCTTTGACCTTTTCAGTTAGGTATTGAACTAATTGCTCATTAGGATTATAAGCGTGATGCAAGATCCTCTCCAAAGTGTAGCCATCCGTGGTTCGCTCCCATTCGACGTCAAAGGAGCCAGATTCAGATTTAATCTTGTTGAGATTGCACATTGCTGTAAACGATTGACCTTTTTGCACTCC is part of the Leucoraja erinacea ecotype New England chromosome 30, Leri_hhj_1, whole genome shotgun sequence genome and harbors:
- the LOC129711761 gene encoding CD276 antigen-like; translation: MRPLPVFYLYVLYHLSWLRSTRMNVLYPLPKTKHQSVVGVQKGQSFTAMCNLNKIKSESGSFDVEWERTTDGYTLERILHHAYNPNEQLVQYLTEKVKARVRESSLNSSFSILKINPALLEDSGKYFCSINGVKNLIITLFVCIPFKDMFMDYEPKKVKEGTKVTITCAAKEGYPEPYIRWIASGNDISQKAITVMERLPNKTFDVRSSIVVSVRKGERYVCSIWNKYIENLLIDWVLPLPSVKVSTPYKDVVGIAGSSVELICNISVPDKEHLTTADLGFYWFNKDPNSRERLVYSFVNEEENLIGQHPRYVNRVFLYWEDFLHGSPNLKIKNISIEDMGEYICRVNDTEQFIGEDLLELRVAAPYSDPVITYKKNKTSNFKDIFLLCHSQGGFPLGSVRWLSSNGSDITSRSKTVIYLSNGYFNFNSGIHISIEEGTRYTCVISNPWLAEDVSSTVTFVED